A genomic stretch from Serratia entomophila includes:
- the argC gene encoding N-acetyl-gamma-glutamyl-phosphate reductase, translated as MLNTLIVGASGYAGAELTAYLNRHPHMNITALAVSAQSADAGKLLSDLHPQLKGIVDLPLQPLVDVAEAAKGIDVVFLATAHEVSHDIAPAFLAAGCVVFDLSGAFRVQDAGFYSQYYGFEHQHGDLLAQAVYGLAEWQSEQIKQAQLIAVPGCYPTAAQLALRPLIEKQLLNLDQWPVINATSGVSGAGRKASVTTSFCEVSLQPYGIFNHRHHPEIVAHLGVPVIFTPHLGNFPRGILETITCRLKAGVTAQDVAAAYHAAYDDKPLVRLYDQGVPALKAVVGLPFCDIGFAVQGEHLIAVAAEDNLLKGAAAQAVQCLNIRFGFPETQSLL; from the coding sequence ATGTTGAATACGCTGATTGTTGGTGCCAGCGGTTACGCCGGAGCGGAGCTCACGGCCTACCTTAATCGCCACCCACACATGAACATAACCGCTTTAGCGGTTTCAGCGCAAAGTGCAGATGCAGGAAAATTGCTTTCCGATCTGCATCCCCAGTTGAAAGGCATCGTCGATCTGCCGCTGCAGCCGCTGGTGGACGTTGCCGAAGCGGCCAAAGGCATCGACGTGGTATTTCTCGCTACCGCCCATGAAGTCAGCCACGACATCGCGCCGGCGTTCCTGGCGGCGGGCTGTGTGGTGTTCGACCTCTCCGGCGCCTTTCGCGTGCAGGACGCCGGTTTCTACAGCCAGTATTACGGCTTCGAACACCAGCATGGCGATCTGCTGGCGCAGGCGGTGTACGGCCTGGCGGAATGGCAGAGTGAGCAGATCAAACAGGCGCAGCTGATCGCCGTACCGGGCTGCTACCCGACGGCGGCGCAGCTGGCGCTGAGGCCGCTGATTGAAAAACAGCTGCTGAACCTCGATCAGTGGCCGGTGATCAACGCCACCAGCGGCGTCAGCGGCGCCGGGCGCAAGGCCAGCGTCACCACCAGCTTCTGTGAGGTGAGCCTGCAGCCGTACGGCATCTTCAACCACCGTCACCACCCGGAAATTGTGGCGCATCTGGGCGTGCCGGTCATCTTTACGCCACATTTGGGTAACTTCCCGCGTGGTATTCTCGAAACCATTACCTGCCGCCTGAAGGCCGGCGTGACCGCGCAAGACGTGGCCGCCGCCTATCACGCCGCTTATGACGACAAACCGCTGGTGCGCCTGTACGACCAGGGGGTACCGGCGCTGAAAGCGGTGGTGGGTTTGCCGTTCTGCGACATCGGTTTTGCGGTGCAGGGCGAGCATCTGATCGCTGTAGCGGCGGAAGACAACCTGCTGAAAGGCGCGGCCGCGCAGGCGGTGCAATGCCTGAATATTCGTTTCGGGTTCCCGGAAACCCAGTCACTACTTTAA